A part of Oryctolagus cuniculus chromosome 4, mOryCun1.1, whole genome shotgun sequence genomic DNA contains:
- the LOC100355422 gene encoding cytochrome c oxidase subunit 6B1-like codes for MSEWQYQQRVNPENWELCVGDSVIKPLSEGWSLLCYKEKGAEGHTERLAASGASSGVSTKAEGIKTKIKNYKTALFDSRFPNQNQTRNCWQNYLDFHLCEKVMTAKGGDVSVCEWYRRVYKSLCPISWVSAWDERRAKGTFPGKI; via the exons ATGTCCGAGTGGCAGTACCAGCAGCGAGTGAATCCAGAAAACTGGGAACTTTGTGTTGGTGACAGCGTGATAAAGCCTCTGT cagagggctggtccCTACTttgttacaaagagaaaggagctGAGGGTCACACTGAGCGGCTAGCTGCTTCAGGGGCATCGTCAGGTGTCAGCACCAAGGCAGAAGGCATCAAGACCAAAATCAAGAACTACAAGACCGCTCTGTTTGACAGCCGCTTCCCCAACCAGAACCAGACCAGGAACTGCTGGCAGAACTACCTGGACTTCCACCTCTGCGAGAAGGTGATGACCGCAAAAGGGGGTGATGTCTCTGTGTGCGAGTGGTACCGGCGTGTGTACAAGTCTCTCTGCCCCATCTCCTGGGTCTCCGCCTGGGACGAACGCCGAGCCAAAGGCACGTTTCCTGGGAAGATCTGA